The following is a genomic window from Limibacillus sp..
CCGGGTCGGCGGCGCCACCTACCAGGTTCCCGTCGAGGTTCGCTCGATCCGCGCGCAGGCTCTGGCCATCCGTTGGCTGATCACGGCCGCGCGCTCTCGCAGCGAACTGACCATGGTCGACCGGCTCGCCAACGAGCTGATCGATGCATCCAACAATCGTGGGGCGGCCGTGAAGAAGCGTGAGGACACGCATCGCATGGCCGAGGCCAATAAGGCCTTCTCCCACTACCGCTGGTAAACGAGGTTTATCATGGCTGGCCGTCAGACGCCGCTCACCCACTATCGTAACAT
Proteins encoded in this region:
- the rpsG gene encoding 30S ribosomal protein S7, with translation MSRRHSAEKREVLPDPKFGDVVVSKFMNNLMFDGKKSVAEGIVYGAFDQIEGKLKGDPVKVFHEALDNVRPEVEVRSRRVGGATYQVPVEVRSIRAQALAIRWLITAARSRSELTMVDRLANELIDASNNRGAAVKKREDTHRMAEANKAFSHYRW